CAAGCACCGTCGATTTGCTGATGGTTGTCCAGCCGGATGCCGCTGTCAGCTTTGTGCCGGACAGGGTATAGGCAAGTGTCATGGTCTGTTCAGACATGTACTCTGCAGATGCCATGAGGTACTCCAGGTACGGGCAGTCCTCCGCGTGGGAATCAAAATCATCTGCTTCTCCCTGGCAGTCACACAGTGCTTCCCAGAGGCGCTGCAGGACCTCACAGTCCTCTCTGTGCGCAACTGCCGGAACTTCTCCTGCCCCGCAGTCACACGCTGCGTTAAATGCCATTTCAACCGCGCTGCAGTAAAATTCGTGCTCCGGAAGCGGCAGCCCGTAGCATCCGCAGTCACATTCTTCCTGGAACGCGTCAGCAAATACCGGGCAGTCCCATGCATGGCGCAGGGCGTCCTCCTCTTCCATTCCGCAGATGCATTCCAGCAGCCCGGTCTCCGTCTCTGTTTCCGTCTCCGTTTCTGTCTCCACTTCTGTATCCGTTCCGGCTTCTGTTTCTGCTTCCGTTTCCGGGTCCGCGCTGCTGTCTGTCTCTTTTTCTGTCTCTGCATTCCCTGCTCCGGGGCTCCATCTGCTGTCCGTCTGTACAAGCGTGTAGATACCGTTTCCTTCTGTCTTTACAGCAAAAACTGTCAGGTGCGTGTCACCGTTCAGGGTGACGGATGTATCCTCCAGCGCCTTTATCCCGTCCTCCTTCAGTACGCCCGCATTATACAGGTTATTTTCTTCAAGAGCTGCCTGGTAAAATTCCTCGTCACGGACACTGCAGACTACCTGCGTACCCTCCGGCAGCGCGGCATCCGTCCCGTCAGCGTTCTTTACCGCAAAGTAAAACGGGACAAAGTTCCGGATGCTCTGCACCGCCTGCGCGCGCAGCTCTGCCAGTGCTTCCTCTGTCCACTCCCCTTCATGTGTCCGGACATATTCTGCAGCGATTTCATCCTTCCACATGTCTTTCAGGGCTTCCTCGTACTCTGCATAGGACAGGTCCGGGTCCTCATAAACCGTCAGGATGTCCTCATATGCCTGCAGCTCCAGCCAGGTACCTGCCGCAAACGGGCTGCCATCCGGGGCAATCACTGTCACTTCCAGCTTTCCGCTTTCTGCAGTAAGTACCTGCACGGTCTCCTCCGCGTCCGTTTCTGTATTATCCGTGTTTTCTTCCGGCTGTTCCTCCGGCACATACACATCATCCCACAGGCTGTCCCCTGTCATTTCCGTTTTTCCTGCATCACTGCCGGTATTCCAGGCGTCCCCGTTCCCGTCTTCAGACGGGATGTACTCTGTGGTGCCAGTATTTCCTGTCTGCTCTTCTTCTCCCACCGTTCCGGTGGTTTCCGTCTCCTGTACCGGTGGGGCTGTTTCCTGGCTGCCGACGTTTTCCGTTTCCGGCACGCTTCCTGCATCTGCAGCCTGCGTCTCTTCCTGCAGCATGATTTCCCCTGCCGGTGCCGCATCGTACTGTGTGCTGCTCTCTTCCGTCCCTGTTATGGCAGTCCCGTCCGTGGCATCCGCCGGGACGCAGGACAGCATCATCACGCCTGCCAGCATTCCTGCCATGAGCCTTCTGTAGATTCTGTTTCCACGCATATCAGATACCCTCCTTTTCGTTTGTTTCTTCCTGTTTCAGGTATTCCCCGTAGATTTTTTCCAGACCTGCATCCGCCCGCTCCGCATTCCACTGGATTGCGACAGCTTCCACCGGAATCACGAATTTCTCCTCCGTATCCAGCTCTCCCTCCAGGTAATTCACAAGCTTCACCTCCCGGAAAAGCTCTGTTGTGGATTCTCCGGGTGCAACAGTCGTCTTATAGCCATAGACATATTCTGCCGTATCTGCAGATACCACTTCTGATACCAGCTCCCAGTTTCCATCCGGCTCAAACGAAAACAGCTCTGTATCTGCCGCCGGAAGCTTCCGCTGCGTGTCCGGATTCACGACAGATATGTTCCTCACCGGGATGCTGACGCGCAGGAACACCCATGCGT
This is a stretch of genomic DNA from Marvinbryantia formatexigens DSM 14469. It encodes these proteins:
- a CDS encoding SipW-dependent-type signal peptide-containing protein is translated as MKNTHSKLIMAAAAILALAAAGTGASVAWMTDAHQADNIITVGDVSIDLTEDEWNPEEGKDLIPKAVIPKNPEVTNTGSLDAWVFLRVSIPVRNISVVNPDTQRKLPAADTELFSFEPDGNWELVSEVVSADTAEYVYGYKTTVAPGESTTELFREVKLVNYLEGELDTEEKFVIPVEAVAIQWNAERADAGLEKIYGEYLKQEETNEKEGI